The Arachis duranensis cultivar V14167 chromosome 2, aradu.V14167.gnm2.J7QH, whole genome shotgun sequence genome has a window encoding:
- the LOC107475136 gene encoding protein trichome birefringence-like 3, which translates to MCHSFVPQTMIIKLKMVPQGGKFPMSTICVLLFIAIFYVQRLSFFSSTTTFNIFNNSKPCPTLNNTKHGSDGDKLTQKEVINVTWINDIFDLEEEEEECNFANGKWVFNNSIKPLYTDKSCPYISRPFSCVKNGRLDSHYINWEWQPQHCTLPQFDPKLALKKLEGKRLLFVGDSLQQNQWESFICMVEWIIPEDQKSMKRRNVHSVFQAKEYNASIEFYWAPMLVESNTEFFVVRDPQKKIVKVDSIMERAKNWTGVDILVFNSYVWWMNPPIIKTLWGSFGNGEDGYEELDAKIAYNLGLRTWANWIDSTINPNKTRVFFTTMSPIHTRSSDWGKKDDIKCFNETKPVTKKNHWGSGSDKGMMSVVAKVVKKMKVAVTFINITQISEYRIDAHSSVYTETWGRLLTKEEKSNPQNADCVHWCLPGLPDTWNRIFLTML; encoded by the exons ATGTGCCATTCATTCGTTCCCCAAACCATGATCATCAAATTAAAGATGGTGCCTCAAGGAGGAAAGTTTCCTATGAGCACAATTTGTGTTCTCTTGTTCATTGCCATATTCTATGTGCAAAGACTTAGCTTCTTCTCTTCCACCACCACcttcaatattttcaataattccAAGCCTTGCCCAACATTAAACAATACCAAACATGGATCTG ATGGTGATAAACTTACACAAAAGGAAGTAATAAATGTGACATGGATTAATGACATATTTGAtttagaagaggaagaggaggagtgCAACTTTGCAAATGGAAAATGGGTGTTTAACAATTCAATAAAGCCTTTGTACACAGACAAAAGTTGTCCTTACATAAGTAGACCTTTTTCATGTGTCAAGAATGGAAGGCTAGATTCTCACTACATCAATTGGGAATGGCAGCCACAACATTGCACTTTACCACA aTTTGATCCGAAGCTAGCTCTAAAAAAGCTTGAAGGAAAGAGGTTGCTGTTTGTAGGGGATTCACTTCAACAAAACCAATGGGAATCTTTTATTTGTATGGTTGAATGGATCATACCTGAAGACCAAAAATCTATGAAACGTAGAAATGTTCATTCAGTCTTCCAAGCCAAG GAATACAATGCCAGCATAGAATTCTATTGGGCCCCAATGCTTGTGGAATCCAACACCGAGTTCTTTGTTGTGAGAGATCCCCAAAAGAAGATAGTGAAAGTTGATTCAATCATGGAACGTGCCAAAAACTGGACTGGAGTGGACATACTTGTCTTCAATTCCTATGTTTGGTGGATGAACCCTCCTATCATTAAAACGCT ATGGGGTTCATTTGGAAATGGGGAAGATGggtatgaagaattggatgcAAAAATTGCTTACAACTTAGGTTTGAGGACATGGGCAAATTGGATTGACTCAACTATAAATCCAAACAAAACCAGGGTCTTCTTCACAACTATGTCCCCTATACACACAAG aAGCTCAGATTGGGGCAAGAAGGATGATATAAAGTGTTTCAATGAGACAAAGCCAGTAACTAAGAAGAATCATTGGGGAAGTGGTTCAGATAAGGGGATGATGAGTGTGGTGGCGAAGGtggtgaagaagatgaaagtTGCAGTTACTTTTATTAACATAACACAAATTTCAGAGTATAGGATTGATGCTCATTCCTCAGTTTACACTGAAACTTGGGGGAGATTGTTGACTAAGGAGGAAAAATCTAACCCACAAAATGCAGACTGTGTACATTGGTGTTTGCCTGGACTTCCAGATACTTggaatagaatatttttaacaatgttgtga